One region of Miscanthus floridulus cultivar M001 chromosome 19, ASM1932011v1, whole genome shotgun sequence genomic DNA includes:
- the LOC136528597 gene encoding uncharacterized protein YMR317W-like has translation MALSESSLKNAKWLKIRLSIPAESKIVEKTLEPADEDCTSSAGSLPAGFPSMPELPSFLQPGNSNSLSQTSGVPTSVSVPASLSTSETESSRSQLPNKWSSDSASVVSVGFTPPSVTPSVSTDEPSMPVSQVLPSLVNSKPVALTDSTGPSLSPDKPVIVPDASVPTYLSSSQPPSSNDATLVNVAEQVPLVTPGQLLSTTSSTIVSSHALQTSAVVLSSKAAPSTVPSSQATLSVASPTQVASSSVLSQQVEVTSESKPAKQREWKAKQPVVATPGNKEPILPAPKPVLQKVLEYIYSIRLNLICILCDHFPSHSSNSFGFSL, from the exons ATGGCTCTATCCGAGTCGTCTCttaaaaatgcaaaatggctgaaaatacgcctgagcatcccggccgagagcaaaatagttgaaaagacacttgagcccgccgatgagg attgcacGTCATCCGCTGGATCTTTACCTGCTGGATTTCCAAGTATGCCAGAGCTTCCTTCTTTTCTTCAACCTGGTAATAGTAATAGTTTAAGTCAAACTTCAGGTGTACCTACATCTGTGTCAGTACCTGCTTCATTGAGTACATCAGAAACTGAATCATCAAGAAGCCAACTGCCAAATAAGTGGTCATCTGATTCTGCTTCTGTAGTGTCTGTGGGTTTTACTCCTCCATCTGTGACTCCTTCAGTTTCGACAGATGAACCCTCCATGCCTGTGTCACAGGTCTTGCCTTCTCTGGTGAACAGTAAGCCAGTAGCTCTAACTGACTCCACCGGGCCCTCTCTCTCCCCTGATAAGCCTGTGATTGTACCTGATGCTTCAGTGCCTACCTATCTATCATCATCTCAGCCACCATCTTCTAATGATGCAACTCTAGTCAATGTTGCGGAGCAAGTTCCATTGGTAACTCCTGGGCAACTTCTGTCAACTACTTCCTCTACAATTGTATCATCTCATGCCTTGCAAACTTCTGCTGTGGTTCTATCCTCTAAGGCTGCCCCCTCTACGGTTCCATCCTCTCAGGCTACATTGTCTGTAGCTTCACCCACACAGGTTGCTTCCTCTTCTGTTTTGTCGCAACAGGTGGAAGTGACCAGTGAAAGTAAGCCAGCCAAGCAGCGTGAGTGGAAGGCAAAACAACCTGTGGTTGCTACACCTGGAAATAAGGAGCCCATATTGCCTGCGCCAAAGCCCGTGCTTCAAAAGGTACTGGAGTATATCTACTCCATAAGGCTCAACTTAATCTGCATACTTTGTGATCACTTCCCTTCTCATTCATCTAATTCTTTTGGTTTCAGCCTGTAG